From a single Streptomyces sp. NBC_01264 genomic region:
- a CDS encoding acetyl/propionyl/methylcrotonyl-CoA carboxylase subunit alpha, producing the protein MRKVLIANRGEIAVRVARACRDAGIASVAVYADPDRDASHVRAADEAFALGGDTPAASYLDISKILQAAADSGADAIHPGYGFLSENAEFAQAVIDAGLIWIGPPPQAIRDLGDKVAARHIALRAGAPLVAGTPDPVSGSDEVVAFAKEHGLPIAIKAAFGGGGRGLKVARNLEEVPELYDSAVREAVAAFGRGECFVEQYLDKPRHVETQCLADSHGNVVVVSTRDCSLQRRHQKLVEEAPAPFLTDAQNAELYAASKAILKEAGYVGAGTVEFLVSADGLISFLEVNTRLQVEHPVTEEVTGLDLVREMFRIADGEELGYGDPVLRGHSFEFRINGEDPGRGFLPAPGTVTRFAPPTGPGVRLDAGVESGSVIGPAWDSLLAKLIVTGATREQALQRAARALAEFEVEGMATAIPFHRAVVVDPAFTANPFTIHTRWIETEFVNEIPAFVVPSADDSEDEPGRETVVVEVGGKRLEVSLPSSLGMTLARTAAAGGAKPKRRAAKKSGPAASGDTLASPMQGTIVKVAVEEGQQVNEGDLIVVLEAMKMEQPLNAHRSGTIVGLAAEVGASLTSGAAICEIKD; encoded by the coding sequence GTGCGCAAGGTGCTCATCGCCAACCGTGGCGAAATCGCAGTCCGCGTTGCTCGGGCCTGCCGGGATGCCGGGATCGCGAGCGTAGCCGTCTACGCCGACCCGGACCGGGATGCGTCGCATGTCCGCGCGGCCGACGAAGCTTTCGCGTTGGGCGGTGACACCCCGGCCGCCAGCTACTTGGACATCTCCAAGATCCTGCAGGCCGCAGCCGACTCCGGTGCGGACGCCATCCATCCCGGATACGGCTTCCTCTCCGAGAACGCCGAATTCGCCCAGGCCGTCATCGACGCGGGCCTCATCTGGATCGGCCCGCCCCCGCAGGCCATCCGCGACCTCGGCGACAAGGTCGCCGCCCGCCACATCGCGCTCCGCGCCGGCGCCCCGCTCGTCGCCGGCACCCCCGACCCGGTCTCCGGCTCGGACGAGGTCGTCGCGTTCGCCAAGGAACACGGTCTGCCGATCGCGATCAAGGCCGCCTTCGGCGGCGGCGGCCGCGGTCTGAAGGTCGCCCGGAACCTCGAAGAGGTCCCCGAGCTGTACGACTCCGCCGTGCGCGAGGCCGTGGCCGCGTTCGGGCGAGGCGAGTGCTTCGTCGAGCAGTACCTCGACAAGCCGCGCCACGTGGAGACCCAGTGCCTGGCCGACTCACATGGCAACGTGGTGGTCGTCTCCACCCGTGACTGCTCGCTGCAGCGCCGCCACCAGAAGCTGGTGGAGGAGGCCCCCGCGCCGTTCCTGACGGACGCCCAGAACGCCGAGCTGTACGCCGCGTCGAAGGCGATCCTGAAGGAAGCCGGCTACGTCGGCGCCGGAACCGTCGAATTCCTCGTCTCCGCCGACGGCCTCATCTCCTTCCTCGAGGTCAACACCCGCCTCCAGGTCGAGCACCCGGTCACCGAAGAGGTCACCGGCCTCGACCTGGTCCGCGAGATGTTCCGCATCGCGGACGGCGAGGAGCTCGGCTACGGGGACCCCGTCCTGCGCGGCCACTCCTTCGAGTTCCGCATCAACGGCGAAGACCCGGGCCGCGGCTTCCTGCCGGCTCCGGGCACCGTCACTCGGTTCGCCCCGCCCACCGGCCCGGGCGTCCGCCTGGACGCGGGGGTGGAGTCCGGTTCGGTCATCGGGCCCGCCTGGGACTCCCTCCTCGCCAAGCTCATCGTTACGGGTGCCACGCGCGAGCAGGCCCTGCAGCGGGCGGCCCGCGCACTGGCCGAGTTCGAGGTCGAAGGCATGGCCACCGCCATCCCCTTCCACCGCGCGGTCGTCGTCGACCCCGCCTTCACCGCGAACCCGTTCACGATCCACACCCGCTGGATCGAGACCGAGTTCGTCAACGAGATCCCCGCGTTCGTGGTCCCCTCCGCGGACGACTCCGAGGACGAGCCGGGCCGCGAGACCGTGGTCGTCGAGGTCGGCGGCAAGCGCCTCGAAGTCTCCCTCCCGTCCTCGCTCGGCATGACCCTGGCCCGCACGGCGGCCGCGGGCGGCGCGAAGCCCAAGCGCCGCGCGGCGAAGAAGTCCGGCCCGGCGGCCTCCGGCGACACCCTGGCCTCGCCCATGCAGGGCACGATCGTCAAGGTCGCGGTCGAGGAAGGCCAGCAGGTCAACGAGGGCGACCTCATCGTCGTCCTCGAAGCCATGAAGATGGAACAGCCGCTCAACGCGCACCGCTCGGGCACGATCGTGGGCCTCGCGGCGGAGGTCGGAGCGTCGCTCACCTCCGGCGCGGCGATCTGCGAGATCAAGGACTGA
- a CDS encoding acyl-CoA carboxylase epsilon subunit, which produces MVIKVVKGNPTPEELAAALAVVRARAAALASEPSGAARVGDAWAAPGRVARRTLPRPGPGAWGRTYWPA; this is translated from the coding sequence GTGGTGATCAAGGTCGTCAAGGGGAACCCCACCCCGGAGGAGTTGGCCGCCGCACTGGCGGTGGTCCGAGCGCGCGCGGCGGCCCTCGCGTCGGAGCCGTCGGGCGCGGCGCGGGTGGGCGACGCGTGGGCGGCGCCGGGCCGGGTGGCCCGGCGGACCCTGCCGCGCCCCGGTCCGGGCGCGTGGGGCCGTACGTACTGGCCCGCGTAG
- the mmpB gene encoding morphogenic membrane protein MmpB — protein MLWSDPKNEPPKDMRDAEAMVRRMTVIVVIAMVVVVYVLGVGGF, from the coding sequence ATGCTCTGGTCAGACCCGAAGAACGAGCCGCCCAAGGACATGCGCGACGCCGAGGCGATGGTCCGGCGGATGACGGTGATCGTCGTCATCGCGATGGTCGTCGTGGTGTACGTACTGGGCGTGGGCGGTTTCTGA
- a CDS encoding Maf family protein, whose amino-acid sequence MAGMTAAAPRHALVLASASPARLNLLRQAGLAPHVIVSGFDEDALTADSPSELALALAEAKAAVVAALDEAAGALVIGCDSVLELDGEALGKPADAEEATARWKSMRGRAGVLRTGHCVIDTASGRQVSATASTTVRFGEPTDAEVAAYVASGEPLHVAGAFTLDGLSAPFIEGIDGDHGNVIGISMPLLRSLLAELGVSITDLWA is encoded by the coding sequence ATGGCGGGCATGACTGCTGCCGCCCCCCGCCACGCCCTCGTCCTCGCCTCCGCTTCGCCCGCCCGGCTGAACCTGCTGCGGCAGGCCGGGCTCGCCCCGCACGTGATCGTGAGCGGCTTCGACGAGGACGCCCTCACCGCAGACTCCCCCTCCGAGCTCGCTCTCGCGCTGGCCGAGGCGAAGGCGGCCGTCGTGGCGGCCCTGGACGAGGCCGCGGGAGCCCTGGTGATCGGCTGCGACTCCGTGCTGGAGCTGGACGGCGAGGCGCTGGGCAAGCCGGCGGACGCCGAGGAGGCCACGGCCCGCTGGAAGTCGATGCGCGGGCGCGCCGGGGTGCTGCGCACCGGGCACTGCGTGATCGACACGGCGAGCGGCCGCCAGGTTTCAGCCACGGCGTCGACGACGGTCCGCTTCGGCGAGCCGACGGACGCGGAGGTGGCGGCGTACGTGGCGAGCGGGGAACCGCTGCACGTGGCGGGAGCGTTCACCCTGGACGGGCTGTCGGCCCCGTTCATCGAGGGGATCGACGGGGATCACGGCAACGTGATCGGGATCTCCATGCCGCTGCTGCGCTCGCTGCTGGCCGAACTGGGCGTGTCCATCACGGACTTGTGGGCTTGA
- a CDS encoding DeoR/GlpR family DNA-binding transcription regulator, which produces MFAAERRQLILEMVRANGAVSLRELARVVQTSEVTVRRDVRALEAEGLLDRRHGGAVLPGGFTRESGFPQKSHLATAEKTAIADVAAGLVEEGEAVVVGAGTTTQELARRLARVPGLTVVTNSLLVAQALAHANRVEVVMTGGTLRGSNYALVGSGAEQSLQGLRVSRAFLSGSGLTAERGLSTSNMLSASVDRALVQAAAEVVVLADHTKLGTDTMFQTVPTDVITRLVTDEPPPHDDRAGTELQALADQGVQITVAGASASGGGEGMAGRRPRRESPLPVQRRGGPTAQLRSAGPLHEQQAERARVADMRRR; this is translated from the coding sequence GTGTTCGCTGCAGAACGTCGCCAATTGATCCTCGAAATGGTGCGGGCCAACGGAGCGGTTTCGCTCCGGGAGCTCGCCCGCGTCGTCCAGACCTCCGAAGTGACCGTACGGCGGGACGTGCGGGCACTGGAGGCAGAAGGACTCCTCGACCGCCGGCACGGCGGTGCGGTACTGCCGGGCGGTTTCACGCGTGAATCCGGCTTTCCGCAAAAGTCCCATCTCGCGACGGCGGAGAAGACCGCCATCGCCGATGTCGCGGCCGGACTCGTCGAAGAAGGCGAGGCCGTGGTCGTCGGCGCCGGCACCACCACCCAGGAGCTGGCCCGCCGGCTCGCCCGGGTGCCCGGACTCACCGTCGTGACCAACTCGCTGCTCGTCGCACAGGCACTGGCCCATGCGAACCGGGTGGAGGTGGTGATGACGGGCGGAACCCTGCGCGGGTCCAACTACGCGCTGGTCGGCAGCGGTGCCGAGCAGTCCCTCCAGGGGCTGCGGGTCTCGCGGGCCTTCCTGTCCGGCAGTGGCCTGACCGCCGAGCGCGGGCTGTCCACGTCCAACATGCTCTCCGCGAGCGTGGACCGGGCGCTGGTGCAGGCCGCGGCAGAGGTGGTGGTCCTGGCCGACCACACGAAGCTCGGGACGGACACCATGTTCCAGACCGTGCCGACCGATGTGATCACCCGTCTGGTGACGGACGAGCCGCCACCGCACGACGACCGGGCCGGTACGGAGCTGCAGGCGCTGGCGGACCAGGGCGTGCAGATCACCGTGGCCGGAGCGAGTGCCTCCGGCGGTGGCGAGGGGATGGCCGGGCGTCGCCCGCGCCGGGAATCCCCGCTCCCCGTCCAGCGGCGGGGCGGGCCGACGGCCCAGCTCCGCAGCGCGGGACCGTTGCACGAGCAGCAGGCGGAGCGTGCGCGGGTGGCGGACATGCGGCGGCGCTAG